A stretch of Porites lutea chromosome 5, jaPorLute2.1, whole genome shotgun sequence DNA encodes these proteins:
- the LOC140938736 gene encoding sushi, von Willebrand factor type A, EGF and pentraxin domain-containing protein 1-like: MMKYAVVILAVLIQGIQSKNCTRTNTKKDFCAKSCDPSQNSPCKGNRLCLCDGDCGFSCVKADRRCPTPEIPANGRVRGKNTTFGSVIKYRCSSSYKLQGPKTRTCRGNGKWDGETPICKGRCTDPGDISNGRKQGNNYESGQKVKYTCSKGFTMQGSSTLTCKNTGSWNRPKPKCVCKRTNTKAFRYCKKSCNPKRRDCKKNNECVCDGDCGYSCVAKGLTCSRPVQIDNGNRQYTSTKFWSSVKYTCNKPYTLVGAQTRTCRGIRSWDGIEPVCKIICQDPGDITHGSKQSFRRSYDDAYATVGDRVEYNCYPGYKMEGSQLVCDKNGKCFKQLVCNKNGKWSGSKPNCTVPTCGPPQLPPNSELWRSQSGKTSYNYKERVAIKCKSGYFIRGFGYRTCDSSGWTGPKFSCSPKSCGHPGSISNGELKSYVFTFKSKVHYHCNHGYKLVGDKFRQCQANEQWSGRQPKCELIDCGVLPTPVKASKVLETHTRVDGTVRFKCTEKGYEISGSEIRKCLNTGLWSGTKTKCTIISCADRGSPINGKKVNAKNKYNYGDTLKFECNDNYTLEGNRQIKCEETKDWSGALPYCRAPCADPGVPYQGNRSDQDFRHAQTVRFTCPTDYIMEGVAAITCREGKWSNKKPRCKAPCLDPGSPTNGRIIGDDFSHSQSVRYTCNTGFELKGDQLLKCSDGRWSGNKPLCKVIRCRDPGSPINGKQVNTKNHYNYEDTLEFACNDNYTLEGYRQIKCKETKHWSEDVPSCRAPCLYPGIPGNGSMSGDDFRHDGTVRYTCKPGFGLEGDQLLKCSDGRWIGNKPQCKVCRIGNALGMSSRIIPDSFIRASSEREGHPAYHARLGGKSFWCSKRENSHNYLTIDFPRKYKITSVSVNVTEFYQSDEIYLSTQMLNKWIDVDKIGQQLKKGFLKIVPSEPFIGKNVKIQVMYNGRGMGVKTSVCLRAEVYGCEIPQGCLLTGSAVIVKANGRYLKTHVKNVYRSRNQFRVIDHRGVLSTRDAVLDETPDPAKLTPNTLVLGKNIGSGSFQKGIIEQKDGAKYLIKTKGVIWASELNDVRLAKSPEFCLL, encoded by the exons ATGATGAAATACGCAGTGGTAATTCTCGCTGTACTTATTCAAG GCATTCAATCCAAAAACTGCACCCgcacaaacacaaaaaaagatttttgtgCTAAGTCATGCGATCCTTCCCAAAACAGCCCTTGCAAAGGAAACAGACTTTGCCTGTGCGATGGCGACTGTGGCTTTAGCTGCGTCAAGGCAG ATCGCCGTTGCCCGACGCCTGAGATACCAGCTAACGGACGAGTTCGTGGCAAAAACACTACCTTTGGCTCCGTTATCAAGTATCGATGCTCTTCCAGTTACAAACTACAAGGGCCTAAAACAAGAACGTGCAGAGGAAATGGGAAATGGGACGGAGAAACGCCAATCTGCA AGGGAAGGTGTACAGACCCTGGAGACATATCCAACGGGAGAAAACAAGGCAATAATTATGAAAGTGGACAGAAGGTGAAATACACATGTTCCAAAGGTTTTACAATGCAAGGAAGCAGTACCTTGACATGCAAGAACACAGGCAGTTGGAACCGACCTAAACCCAAATGCGTTTGTAAGAGAACCAATACGAAGGCTTTCAGATACTGCAAAAAATCCTGCAATCCTAAGAGAAGAGATtgcaagaaaaacaatgaaTGCGTGTGTGATGGCGACTGTGGCTACAGCTGTGTTGCAAAAG GTTTAACTTGTAGCAGACCAGTGCAAATTGACAATGGTAATAGACAGTATACCTCCACAAAGTTTTGGTCGTCAGTCAAGTATACGTGTAATAAACCCTACACCCTTGTCGGAGCTCAAACTCGAACTTGCCGTGGAATAAGAAGTTGGGATGGCATCGAACCCGTTTGCA AAATCATCTGCCAAGACCCAGGAGATATAACACACGGGAGTAAACAATCCTTTCGTAGAAGTTACGACGATGCTTATGCTACCGTGGGAGACAGAGTAGAGTATAACTGCTATCCAGGCTACAAAATGGAAGGCTCTCAGCTGGTCTGCGATAAAAACGGAAAATGCTTTAAGCAGCTGGTCTgcaataaaaatggaaaatggagCGGATCCAAACCAAATTGCACAG TACCAACATGTGGTCCTCCTCAACTTCCACCAAATTCTGAGTTATGGCGCTCTCAAAGTGGTAAAACTTCTTACAACTATAAGGAAAGAGTGGCGATTAAGTGCAAAAGTGGATATTTCATCAGAGGCTTTGGATATAGAACATGTGATAGTTCCGGATGGACTGGACCCAAATTTTCTTGTTCTC CAAAATCCTGTGGTCATCCGGGTAGCATTTCAAATGGAGAGTTGAAATCTTACGTCTTTACTTTCAAGAGTAAAGTTCATTACCACTGTAATCATGGATACAAACTTGTTGGAGATAAATTTCGTCAGTGTCAAGCTAATGAACAGTGGAGTGGAAGACAGCCCAAATGTGAAC TGATTGACTGTGGAGTGTTACCCACACCTGTCAAGGCTTCAAAAGTATTGGAAACTCACACGAGGGTGGATGGCACGGTCCGATTTAAATGTACGGAAAAGGGATACGAGATCAGTGGTTCAGAAATAAGAAAGTGTCTCAACACTGGCCTATGGAGTGGGACAAAAACCAAATGTACAA TTATCAGCTGTGCAGACCGAGGATCTCCCATAAATGGTAAAAAAGTCAATGccaaaaataaatacaactaTGGAGATACCTTGAAATTTGAGTGTAATGATAACTACACATTGGAAGGCAACCGCCAGATAAAATGCGAAGAAACTAAAGACTGGAGTGGAGCTCTACCTTATTGCcgag CCCCTTGTGCAGATCCAGGTGTTCCTTATCAAGGAAACAGAAGCGATCAAGATTTCCGTCACGCCCAAACAGTTAGATTCACTTGTCCCACAGATTACATCATGGAGGGTGTGGCAGCAATAACATGCAGAGAAGGCAAATGGAGCAATAAAAAGCCACGCTGCAAGG CTCCTTGCTTAGATCCTGGAAGTCCAACTAATGGAAGAATAATCGGAGATGATTTTAGCCATAGTCAATCAGTCAGATATACATGTAATACCGGTTTTGAACTTAAGGGCGATCAACTTCTAAAATGTTCCGATGGAAGATGGAGTGGAAATAAACCGCTGTGTAAAG TTATTAGATGTAGAGACCCAGGATCTCCGATCAATGGTAAACAAGTTAATACCAAAAATCATTACAACTATGAAGATACTTTGGAATTTGCTTGTAATGATAACTACACGCTAGAAGGATACCGCCAAATTAAATGCAAGGAAACCAAACACTGGAGCGAAGATGTTCCTTCTTGCCGAG CTCCCTGCTTATATCCTGGAATTCCAGGCAACGGAAGCATGTCTGGAGATGATTTTAGACATGACGGGACAGTCAGATATACATGCAAGCCAGGTTTTGGACTTGAGGGCGATCAACTTCTAAAATGTTCCGATGGACGATGGATTGGAAATAAACCCCAGTGTAAAG tttgcCGTATTGGTAATGCTCTTGGAATGAGCAGCAGAATCATTCCTGACAGTTTCATCCGAGCCTCCAGTGAAAGAGAGGGACATCCTGCTTACCACGCCCGTCTTGGTGGAAAAAGTTTCTGGTGTTCTAAGAGAGAGAATAGCCACAACTACCTCACGATAGACTTTCCACGGAAATACAAGATAACAAGCGTTTCGGTTAACGTCACAGAATTTTACCAATCTGATGAAATCTATCTTTCCACTCAAATGTTAAATAAGTGGATCGACGTCGATAAG ATAGGCCAACAGCTCAAGAAAGGTTTTCTTAAGATCGTGCCGTCAGAACCATTTATTGGAAAGAATGTAAAAATCCAAGTGATGTATAATGGGAGAGGAATGGGAGTTAAAACTTCTGTTTGTCTTAGAGCAGAAGTCTATGGCTGCGAAATTCCTCAGG gttGCCTGTTAACCGGCTCGGCAGTTATTGTAAAGGCTAATGGCAGGTATTTAAAAACGCATGTGAAGAATGTTTACAGATCAAGAAACCAATTTAGAGTAATTGATCACAGGGGAGTGCTTAGCACAAGAGACGCAGTTCTGGATGAGACGCCAGATCCTGCCAAACTTACACCGAATACGTTGGTCCTGGGAAAAAATATTGGCTCAGGTTCTTTTCAGAAGGGAATTATTGAGCAGAAGGATGGAGCAAAGTATTTGA
- the LOC140938754 gene encoding mannan-binding lectin serine protease 1-like → MAGVKVCCAVIILCCCLLSVKGRNCGEPLKIKHGRVDSNLTRNGTLTVHYSCNKGFALIGRTNLTCLSSGKWEKAKIKCVPACPKPPVPSNAVISARTKEKNVKGSRIFYKCKPGYRVAGGLPFISCLRRKWTKVSFACVESKECNRPQIPKHGERIGSQFGVDSKVYFICDEGFALHGAVMLKCLKNKTWSAEAPTCKVVDCGSLPDPRHGKKTLQTKTTYGGRSEFKCTSKHYSVTGTETRFCQASGTWSGKPVVCKAPCNNPGIPKGGKRIDNNFRHGKHVRFSCPKNRKMVGPRKITCYNGHWSNKRPQCLRPSHIKDYSKCGVRSKIRRPRMVGGLTSGHGMWPWQAGIYRVDRKTGKASFICGGALIERLWIVTAAHCFMYRDPDDNARRPLDSKPEQFRVAVGDSHRNKTEKSQHLFFVTDILMHPKYHDQFKENDIALVKLSSRVTLGRFVRKICLPEKVNGSSSQDALTPGSKGNVAGWGATQVLKPGEVDTPDPEKSSSQELLYAEFQVQDMGRCRNSTDYHFNESTNFCAGSNKHGVGICKGDSGGPFVMNILHGRVLKWTAIGLVSWGEGCGIMGRYTFYTKLAPYVDWINQQMKI, encoded by the exons ATGGCTGGAGTTAAAGTGTGTTGTGCAGTTATTATCTTGTGTTGTTGCCTGCTGTCGGTAAAAG GTAGGAACTGTGGTGAGCCACTGAAAATTAAGCATGGCCGAGTGGATAGTAACTTGACAAGAAATGGCACCCTTACAGTGCATTACTCCTGTAACAAAGGATTTGCTCTCATTGGACGAACAAATCTGACCTGCCTTTCCTCTGGTAAATGGGAAAAAGCCAAAATCAAGTGCG TTCCAGCCTGTCCAAAGCCTCCTGTCCCTTCCAATGCTGTCATTTCTGCAAGGACAAAAGAAAAGAACGTTAAAGGATCGAGGATATTCTACAAATGTAAACCAGGATATCGCGTGGCTGGGGGACTGCCATTCATATCCTGTCTAAGAAGAAAATGGACCAAAGTCAGCTTCGCTTGTGTTG AATCAAAAGAATGTAACCGACCCCAAATTCCGAAGCATGGAGAAAGGATTGGTAGCCAATTCGGTGTGGACAGCAAAGTGTACTTCATATGTGACGAGGGTTTTGCACTTCACGGAGCAGTGATGTTGAAATGCCTCAAAAATAAAACGTGGAGTGCCGAGGCGCCAACTTGTAAAG tCGTCGATTGTGGCAGCTTACCTGATCCACGTCATGGGAAGAAAACTTTACAAACCAAAACGACGTATGGAGGCAGGTCGGAATTTAAATGCACCAGCAAGCATTATTCAGTGACTGGAACCGAGACGAGGTTTTGTCAAGCAAGTGGCACATGGAGTGGTAAACCAGTGGTCTGTAAAG CCCCTTGCAACAACCCCGGGATTCCAAAAGGTGGAAAGCGTATTGATAATAATTTTAGGCATGGCAAACATGTGAGATTCAGCTGTCCAAAAAATCGCAAGATGGTTGGCCCAAGGAAGATTACTTGTTACAATGGACACTGGAGCAACAAAAGACCACAATGCCTGCGCCCGTCTCATATTAAAG attatTCAAAGTGCGGTGTGAGAAGTAAAATTCGTCGTCCTCGAATGGTTGGTGGTTTAACAAGTGGTCATGGAATGTGGCCATGGCAAGCCGGAATTTACCGAGTTGACCGTAAAACAG GAAAAGCATCATTTATTTGTGGGGGAGCCCTTATTGAGAGACTTTGGATTGTTACAGCAGCACATTGTTTTATGTACAGAGACCCAGATGATAACGCCAGACGACCTCTCGACTCTAAACCTGAGCA ATTTAGAGTTGCTGTGGGTGACAGTCACCGAAACAAGACGGAAAAATCTCAGCATTTGTTCTTTGTGACCGACATATTGATGCACCCCAAATACCATGACCAGTTCAAAGAAAACGACATCGCACTAGTGAAGTTGTCAAGTAGAGTTACACTTGGGCGATTTGTACGAAAGATCTGCCTTCCAGAAAAAGTAAACGGCTCGTCATCTCAAGATGCACTGACTCCGGGTAGTAAAGGAAACGTGGCTGGTTGGGGCGCCACGCAGGTTCTTAAACCAGGAGAAGTGGATACACCGGACCCTGAAAAATCATCATCCCAAGAGTTACTTTACGCAGAGTTTCAGGTCCAGGATATGGGGCGCTGCCGAAATTCCACTGACTATCACTTTAACGAGTCTACAAACTTCTGCGCTGGAAGCAATAAACATGGCGTCGGTATATGTAAAGGTGACAGTGGAGGTCCGTTTGTAATGAACATTTTACACGGCCGCGTGTTGAAATGGACTGCTATAGGATTGGTTAGCTGGGGAGAAGGGTG